The following is a genomic window from Carassius auratus strain Wakin chromosome 15, ASM336829v1, whole genome shotgun sequence.
CAAATACTAGCTGTAAAAATTTCATACTGCGCATAAAGGTAAAATTATACATGAGCACATTGTAAATGCATGATTAAAGCCAAATGCGTCCACAGTTTGTACATTTTTAAGTGGCTATCTGAGTAAATTTATGAATTAAGTAATGCAGGGTTGTTTTAAAAACGATGTCTTGATCTCTCCCCAAACCTCTCTTAATTTAGGTAACTCTCTTATGGTGTGCTACCAGATTACCTTACCCATCATCCTCCTGTTGATTCTTATTGTTGTGGCCCTCTTTCTGATACGCAGGTGCATTCCTCTTTCTAAATGTTAAgtgagaaaatataattaaataagctTGTATCATTTATTAGTTCATCTGTATGTTAGAAGCCCTATCAAGTTTGAAGTTGTCAGTTATTCCAATTATTGCTCTTGTTATTTTACAGGACTATCATCAAGGCAAGATCATATCAGCAAAGTGGAACAGATAATCCTTTGTGCTTTTTTCCAGTATTCCTGTCACGCTCTTCTACAGTGACAAACTTACTTTTATTGGTTATTTGACTTCTGTTTGTTTCACAACTGGGCTACTCACAGTATAATATTGAAATCACCTTTACACCTTCACATGCCTAGAAAATGAAATATCAGTTTGCTTAATAAGAGATAAATCCTGTTTTGTTTGAAATACTTAAACACTTAGGGATCACGTAATGATACCCAGGAGAATCTGTCAGTGGAGGGCATTCCTGATTCAGGTTATGGAAGAGTTAATCAATCACGTCCAATACCCAATTCCCAAGATCCCACTCGACCACAGGATCCTGATCCAAGGTAATAGCAGCAGAACTAATTGTAGACATACACTAATTGCAATGAAATTAattcatcgtttttttttttctctcaaggcCGAAATCTAATATCCACACGGTGTATGCTGCTATTAAATTACCTCAAATGAAACAGGTGAGataatgttgttcttttttttttttatcagtatccCAAACAACTGACGTTTTTATGTTTAGAAagttgtctatttttatttttaacagagaAAACAGTccccacaacaacaaaaaactggaTGTATGGACAATGGCACTGCTACATCTACCCTAAATTATGTCACTTTTGATTTCAAGGGGCAAACTGAGCCAGAAAAAAGGTAACACAGATTAAAAGTTACAGAAGTTACACATATGTTagaactttatatttattattacataatttcaaTGCTCATTTAAATATAAGACAGATGCACTAATGATGCTTTTATATGTATGACTGATTTTAGAGTACCTGAAGGTTCAGCAGTCTACGCAATGGTGTCCAAAAATAAGCAGAAAATGGTAAGACTTCACAATATGTCAGAATATTATAAGTTAAATTGTGTAGTTTGTGGCCCTCTAGtagttgaaaaataaaactgcatgcaAGAAATCTTCAGTGaataatgttgttttgtttccGCTTCGACTCTGTGCGGAAGCATGTGGTTTGTGGCAATGATGCACATATGGAAATCTAAAAAGATGACATCTCAGCAGAAAATCTTACAAGTAATTGAGAAATTGTACATTTCTACAACAATGCTGTTTACAAGCTGCCAGATCTGAATCTCTATGAataaaatgcaatcaaaacccaGTCTCAAGAGATAACAAGTTTAACCATGGCTTTGACTTTTTAGACAGCTGTAATGGGGATACAGTGTCTGTGGGAGAGAATGGGAGAAAGAAAGCGTTATTTCCATACATAAAAAAGGTGGAAAACATGGGAAtagttgtaatatttaatattattttttgctatatttatttgtgcattatcATATGGTGTTTTGTTTCATCTACTGTTGTAGACAGCCCATAGTATAACAAAAATATTCTATATTTCTTCATTGTGTTTGGGCCCTCCTGGACGAGCAAACATAGGCACATGCCTAGAATGTTTATGTGTAAATCGGGCCCTGCATATGcctacaaaacaaacacacacacaataatgtgTTCAGAATAAGGATAAACCAGAAATTGTATGGAGCACTTTTTGTACAACTGTATATTGagaacatttgtttattattttatcctcTTCCTAGAATTTCCAGTCAGAAAATCCAGATTATGAAAATGTTTCTTCTGCATGTGTGCAAAATCCTCCATTCCCAAATATGGATGGTGAATCTGATACCAGTGAAGAAGATGAAGTGAATTACTCCACTGTGTCTTGTTCTGCCAAGTCTGCTGTTAAAGAACCCAGACATAAGCAGAAGAGTTCAAGCTCAAGCAGTTCAAGCTCTGATGACGAGGACAGAACTGAATATTCCACcattaaaacataaacacaagGAGTTTCCAATTTAAGATTAAAACTAAGTATTATATCCTTAATTTTTATAGTTATAATATTAGTCTATATAATGTTGTTTGAAagtgaaaatattatataaataatgattcTATAAGTGTGCCTTCTACtccttcactttttatttttacagtgagtTGCTGTTTCATTAATATACTAgtgataaaataatagtaatcatTCTTTAGAAATACTTTTTCATTATGCATCAATGAATCATATATTTGTGTGATCAATTCTTGAGTGGAAAAAAAAGCCTGAAAATGTAGTTTAGCTACATTGTGTGTAATGCAGCAACATTGCtttgtattttaaacatttgcattctGTACTGCTGAACTGCCAAGCTGAGAACATTTAACTGCTTGCATAAAACTGTGAATAACtgttcacaaataaaataattttatataaaactttaatttgacaaaaatataattgaatCATATAGTCATATACAAAAATAgcagaaaataaattaacaatcaGCATAATTTACAGATGTGACACTGCACCACAAAACCAggcataagggtcaattttttcaaaacaaattgagatttatacataatctgaaagttTTCAGCTATAGGACAATATGTAGccaaaatacaactatttgaaaatctggaatctgagagtgaaaaaataaataaaaaataacaattattgcctttaaagttgtcaattcagaaataataataataataataataataataataataataaatatattcatggaacattatctttatttaatatcctaatgatcatttttggcatgaaagagcAATCAATTATTTATGCTAAAATATAGCcgtgcaacttaagactggttttgtggcccagggttacatatgtaattCAGAGTGATACTTCAGATACTTCAGAAGGATTTTATATTCTAAAGATAAATGCATGTATTATAAAAAGTATGTTACATATTGTGTTAGAAAGCATAATATCCTGATGCTACATAATATGCatgacaaatgttttattattaataaagtctGACATTTTTGGTCTTCTTATTAACACTATAGTGAAATACTTTTTGGTTTTGACGTGTAGCTTTTTCATCAGACATTTTCATAGATTTCGCCTACTTCCTTGTTGATGTAATACGCTTCATAATCATAATCCTTATGGAATATTTATGAAATGAAAGTACAAAGCCAGACATCAGTAATTTTAGTAAGAATATGTTAAAGAATCTATTTCCAGAGTGTAACACAGTAATAGCAGAAATAAACAGTATACTCACTGAGTGGGATTTTGGATCGCTGAGGAGCATGAGGGGAACACATTTATGTTGTTATTTCGTTTAAATACCAggtatattttgttaatttagaaaaatgttaaagACTGAAAATCCACTTATTAGAGACTTTTATGTGGTTCAAAGTTGCTGTACCTCTTTGGCGAGGGCATTCGAGGTTTGGAGAAAGGTTTTTTTCCTGACTCTGGACTTGCATCTTTTGACCTGGGAACATATGTTGTGTGTAAGAAAAAGCTGATGCTGTAAGCTTTAATAATGCCTTTAACCTTTTGTTTCATTTCTACTTTATTTCCCGTGTGATTTAACCTCAAGTTTAATGTGTGTGATTCCTGACagcttattatttaaaagaagtAACAGATCATTAAAGATCACATAAGCAATTGCTTATGTCATCCAGTTAACTTCTACACAGCCACATATGGTAAGTGGTATGGCAACTTGTATTAGACATCTACTTTGTTTTCAGAATATACAACTAGCTTTTGTTGAAATGTGAAGTTATAAATAGATAAGTTATATCAACGGAAATAGTTAGGTAGAGTTTGTAGAATAGTAGATTTACCTTTGTCTCTTCTTGAATATGACTACAACAAGGATACAAGCCAGAAGGAACACAAGTGACGGTGTTAAGATGTAAAGACCAGTTATCTTGAGTCCAATAAACACTGGTTCTGCATCATGATGAAAAgggaataaaaattaaattatcattattttagcaCATAACTGAAACTATTATAATAACTGATCTAAAAGGCAAGGCAATGGTGTAAGTATGAGCAACAGGTACAAGAAAAACAAAGCACATTCTTCATTTTGGATTAGATTCACAAGATTTGGAGCACAAGGGAATCAGTatgatatataaattataatatatgaaTGGGACAAAATGCTAATAAATTACTCACTTTGCACATTTAAGACAACAAATGACATAACGTCTCTTCCAGAAATTTTTGTCATACATATCAGTTTCTCGCCATGGTCTTCTTCTGCACCCAGAAAGGTTATGCTAGAATAGCTGATCTGATCTAAAGTAGAAAGTGTTTTGTTCCACTCTGTGACCTGCATGTTCTCATAGTTCCATGTgatgtttggattctcattctggcAGGAATGGTAGATGCTACAAGTGAAGTTCTTTGGGATGCCCTCAGTGACATCTGCCAGTTCAGGCTCAATCGATATGTTATGATGAACAcctgaaattgaattgaaatctTGTAATAGTTCCAACTCTGACATTTAAATTGACAGTACACAAATcaatttatatttgtgtttactCACATTGTACACCTAAAACAACAGAGGTTTTAATTTTTCCTCCAGAAAAATTTGCAGTGCAAATCAATTCCTTCCGGTGGTCTTCTTTTGCACCCAGAAAGGTTATGCTAGAATAGCTGATCTGATCTAAAGTAGAAAGTGTTTTGCTCCACTCTGTGACCTGCATGTTCTCATAGTTCCATGTgatgtttggattctcattctggcAGGAATGGTAGACGCTACAAGTGAAGTTCTTAGTGATGCCCTCGGTGACATCTGCCAGTTCAGGCTCAACCGATATGTTATGATGGACACctgaaattgaaattaaatcttGAAATAGGTCAAACTGTGGCATTTAAATTATAGTTAATATTACACAAAGCGGTTCTGGTTTGTGTGTACTCACATTTAGCACTTTTATCTTTTGTAGCCGTCACATTTATTCCACCATAATGTGTTACTGAACACTGAATAATCAAATATACTGTCTTTACGACACCTGTGCGTGTCAGAGTGCTTTTCCACAGGCCATCTTTAATATGCTCATTGTCTATTTGATCAGATCCTTCTATACCATTCAGAGTGATGGTTGGTTTGCTGTATGGACACGTGTGGAAAGTTGAACATACTACTGTGATGGCGTCACCTGTCCTGTTACCTCCAAAAAATTTTATGCTGGGTTGCTGTGTACTTTCTACAAATAGCAGAAATGTCACAATTTGGCAACACACTCTCACAACTAGATCACGcgttaaagaaagaaaaaagtatttacatACCATTGACAAGGATTGTAGAAGTGACATCATAAAATTTGTAGGTGCTATACCCAATGTTTTCAGGGTCGATCCATGCATATAATCTTTCTCTTTGATGGGACAGATCCACGTTTTTGATCAGCAGACTGCAATCCCTACTTAAGTTACTATATAAATCAGTTTTTCCTCTGAACTTTTTAATGACGTTGTTTTCATGCAAAGGATCGTAAACTAAAGGATAACCTTTAGAGACATACTGATACCACACAACTCTACGTGGGTTTTTGGGTGGTTTTGATGTGTAGCTGAAAGAACATGGTATGACCAGACAGGAACCTTGGAGACCATGAATATCTTTCGGCATTCTCACTTCCCATCCCAAAGCATCATAGAGCAGAACAACTGTGGGACAAAAGTTGGAATTATTACATGTTCATTTAGGCTGGAaattttagcatttaatttgtcacatatttttttttctgttactttaGCACACTATAATACACTAAACTTAATAAGTGTCAGTAGTAAATGCAGCTAATGCCACTGCTGTAAACATTCAGTGTAAAGCTGTTTGGGTTTTTTTATATGATTGTTAAATCTTGTCATTGCTGATTCAATATAGTAtgcaaaatttattaaattagtcGTAAAGTGTAATGGGCATGAGTCAATCATCATTTTATACTGTGATTAAAAATAACGTTGTTTTTCATAACTAAGCAGCCTAATGTGGAAATTTTCTTTAAATTCTgtaaattaatatacatatagaAACATTTACTGTGACAGAACATGCCCAAAACATACTTAAGAGAGGGCAACAGACAAAATACAGTACCTTGGAAAAGTAAATGAAGTAGAAGTGGTGCTTTCATGTTCCTGGGTCAATACAGAAACAAAAACCAAAGTTAAATGTCAATAATGGGTGAACTTCCAGCCTAACAGTTTATCACTTAAATTGTAGTTTTGACAAtactttctttaataataatacattatttttcattcCTACCTTTTCAGTAGTCCTCTGTAGAAGAAAAGATAAGAACCTTTTACCAAGAGCAGCAAAATATGAGAAGTGAGAGAAAGGACAAGCATATTTTTCAATAAAGTGTGCTCCACATGCAGCAAGATGAAAAATATTTCTTGATCTTGTCATAGGTCATCACATCAAGGCGCTTGATGTGATGTGAGACCacagttaaaaatagtatttcctGACATGAACGCCACAATTCGCGACTCTGACAAGTGAGGGTTCAGATCTTACACAAATggtacattaaaaacaatgtacaAAACGCCAAACTGAATGAATAAACACTGtagttgacctttgacctctgatgATTCATAAAGGCATTAACTGGTCATTCAAGTAAATGAGAAGATGtgttctttgcattttattttaaaaacaaatttgtacAGAATCATAgtcaatagaattttttttttttggtgatccCCAGGGAAATGTGGTGAATGTGACTGAAACATATTGTGTTTCTTTTCTGGCAAATGCAGTCAAAATGTTAAAGTCAGTGCAAGCATTGCTGGTTGCGGTCTCTGAATGCAGCGGAAAGTTAGCAGCTGTGAAAAGATACTGAACTCAACACCTACAGACAATTGTTCTATTTATGACTGGAACAAATGCTGATTGGTTTTGGGGTTATAAATTATGTGACGCTTATagagattattatataaataataagctGCTAGAATGAATGTCATTTTCAGAtctatttttaatgcaatttttatttctACTTATGTTTCACACAAACATGCTGCAAGCAAAGGTGAATGGCAGGGTAGAGCAGAGACAACAACTTTTTTACAATCAATAAAGTCAATACATGCTACATGCTAGTGTGCTTCTTGAGATCAGGGAAGTGAGGTTTAACCACACTGCTGTTAGCAGATGACCTTTGTTACACTAGAATGTGTAATgctatgaattaaaaaaaatccttttcaaCATGCAAAGACAATTCTTACGCACTTCATGTAATTCAACAAAGATCATTTTAAAGCAGTCAAATGTGAATTGAATTAACAAATTTAAGGCTAGATAATTAAAATGCTTCACTGATTAGTTGCCCTTGATAAAGTACGGCTcaatccaaaatgcagcagctagagttatTGATACATTAGCTTGGTTCTGCCAACATTGCATTGGTTGCTTATTAAACatcttatacattttaatatgttgctGATTACTTAAAGCCCTGAATGGATTAATGaagactaaattaaatatttaagtctAGGTTTATAGACCCATCTCCTTAATCTTTATGTTCTCACACATACATGCTGGAAAGCATTGATAAAGTCAATACATGCTACAGACAAATACGCTGCTGaacatgttttgtttattatcatCAGGCATGTTCATATACATTGAGCTTGTCCATGTAGTTGTAAACAGCCTCATAATTGTCACCcttgatgtaaaataaataataataaaaaaagacagtggTCAACAACTTATTTTAGATCATGTTATGTTTTCcacattttaataaagtgattgaaaaaaaaataatatactcaCTGAGTATGATTTTGGTTCACTGAGGagcatggtgaaaaaaaaaatattcacaataagTATATCTGCATTTAACATGTCATCTGTTTCACGAGTTCaaacttacatataattagctgaagtattataatgcatatttggcatgctgtccgggaAAAGGCTcagagctcgggaatggcccgaacctagagtaccccaaCTCCCCCCggatataaaagtgtaaaatggaCTCTAgcggaggagatggggtggaggggggatgctgataaaccgtcaatggagacagATAGTCTAAGTCAGCTGCATTTATACCCTAGGGctgattatcttaagtggctccacctatgctaattaggctaagtatctgacgtgctccccTACACTCCATGCATTCACACTGACATACagttagctgaagtattataatgcgtatctggcgtgctgtccggggaagggctccgagctcgggaatggcccgaacctagagtacccccgaAAAAGCAATAGCGgaaaaggacagccgccagactaaggaccccccccaccaccaccaccacacacacactcacaatagcTTTGAGATCTGGTGGGGGCTTATATTTAGAAAGCCAGCTTGTTGGCAGAGCCTATGTACTCCAGTGGGAGCAACTttacatatttggagaaataggCCCTACCGTCTGCTTGTATCATACTATGTGATTTGGGGAGCCCGGTTGGGAGGGCTCGATCCGTTACACAACTGGAGCACCTCACTGCATTGGAAAGCATGAACTCTACCGGCTGATAGAGAATGAGCAACGTGATTGGATAGCCCGACCAGGAgggcccgagttgcctcgactggAATCGGTCATGGTGTTGGCATATGGGCCCTACTGGCAGAGGAGCCCCTGCTAAtcagtgggcaaccagggcagataactgaccgagaggacccatgaagcctccgactgtAGATGCCGGATGGGTAGGTCCGCTCAGCTGAGCAGATAAACAGGCTTTGGGCCGCCAACAAAGAGGACTCTTGCGACACCCGATGGGAGATCAATATCACGGCATCAGATGGATAAGACCTGTTTGTGGGCAGCAAGTAAAGAAAACCCAACCAGGAGCACTCTCGCCGACATCTGACATGAACACAATACTCAACGGCATCAGACGGGTACGCCTTGTCGGCCAGGGAGCGGAAAATGGAAAACCGGACTGTGCAggctctcgcagcatccgatgcgAGATCAGGACTCAGAACATCAAACGGGTAGGGCTCACCAGGAAGCGGGAAAAGATTTGTAACAGAGTTTGGTGCAAGGTCGAGACTCTTGTCGTCACCCATCAAACAGGAACGAAAAGTTAGGTGGCCGTGAGACTCTCGCCAacgcagtggtggacagtaacggagtagctttacttcgttactgtacttaagtacattttacaagtatctgtactttactggagtagttttattttgagtaacttttacttttacttcactaaattccaaagcataagatcgtacttttaacttcactacatttcataaaacatatcgttactccctataatatatcacgtgctccgacacgcagaagcggtgtctgattcatcatgaacgaactgagtcttttcaaaataaactttaatcggatcgcgaatcgcaccaaacgattcgtttacgaattagaatgatccgattgcagctgttctggagtcgaccactcactgattcaaatgaaccgcttagtgcgagtctccagaagtaagaaccgggagatcttgtgagcgcgcgtgcgtctgatgttgctaaaagtaagttattaatgttgaaatttaggattaattattgtaactgaaaatcatttttaggtcaaaattgtcagttgtttgggaactaaatccgctgtaaaaagtgatctgtttaagcccactgaaatgctgacatgcagacacatcaatcagcgtctctgtgttttaggttaaaaaataaattaaaataaccttaaactaacacagattaaataaaataactcatgcatgtccaaattcccctctaccgtaatattaacagttttattaaaacgctaccatgacatctgtttttatattgtgtattaacagtaacgttatacatatgtatattgtttggattaactagacaacgttagacagacatgtttattcataacagtactgaaaataagtaaatattgtagctgatactatgtctagctaacaagcttgctggtgctaacttgaggtaatttttataaataatgtccaaatatttttattcaaccacctatatatatatatatatattaggggtgtaacgatacgcgtatacgtattgaaccgttcggtacgacgctttcggttcggtacgcggtacgcattatgtataccgaacggttcgttggagtaattaattatatttgaaaaaaaaaaaaaaaagagagagaaagaaatataatgatatgcgttcaacaaggtagcccaataacccaaacaacgtaacaggcaacgcccctgacactcccgaagaagaaaaaaacaccatcttatatgtttatgttaggctactcagcaggcgctcgctcactcagtacgcgctgaaggctcgttgcaaaatagccaatgcgtttaacagactagaaatgagaagatcctccaataaccaacaggtctggtgtttgggtgcactttggattccctttaagctataatggtgatggcaagagagtggtggataaataaacaacggtatgtcgcatctgcaacatgacagggtacaccagcgggattacaaaaaaaaaaaaaaaaaaaaccagcgggaatatctgggatatatgcgtcagtactatctgggaaaagacgaaaaaaaggagaaacatgcacgcagcaaactatccctgcaccatttagacactatagcttacagggaatccaacccaaacaccagacctgttggttattttaggatcttatatttctggtctgttaaatgcattagacattttgcaacgagccttcagcgcgtgctgagtgagcgagcgccttaggggccgttcacatatcgtgcctaaaaacgcatggaaaacgctaagcgcgtctttctcctgaggcgtctgtctttgctaagcaacaatgacgtgctctctccatgagacgcggaaatttcagcgaaggataaatggatttgcagctctaaaaatcgcttgcagtagctctgctactgaatttatttcaaaattgcaatccatatacaactatgatcagctgttccttcatcttggctgagctctcaacgttgttacgggaaaggatgaagctgattggttagttcttgtcacatgacccgcggtgcgcttgcggcattctgaaaagttgagatgtttttacattttgctgtatctaaaacgtatcgaaccgaaccgaaccgaaccgaaccgtgacatcagtgtatcgtatcgaaccgaaccgtgaattttgtgaaccgttacacccctaatatatatatatgtatatagattacatctagcgACAAAAGAAacgatgtgatgttcagaacatggtaactagtaattatcaaagaggggaagagatgcaccccgtttggccaggggtgtttttacaccacagtcaaggtttgagaaagaaaaaaatcattatgaaaatataattatattttccttaaaatgttcttcctaacttcaggccttattatcatgtcatatataactgtgatgttctgtaaaaccacaaactttaaaacactttcacagatcacagattccaaaataatatttggtagcacaactattaatagttctaataataaatcatcatattttcatgatttctaaagatcatgtgacactgaagactggaggaatgatgctgaaaatacagcgcacatcacagaaatagattatattttaaaggatattaaaacagaaaccattattttatatattttattttgataatttagaattattactgaaatacaaccttttttttgtttcaaacagttcaatgaacaataataaatgaagtacctggagctgacaatgaagtaaatgtataataattagcaaagatgattaatttagcgctgtaaacgcgcgtgtgaggggcggagacgcgccgcggagcgtcagacgcgcgtgaggaccaaacacagcagaacggtaggaaacttcactcctcttattacttctcttttactatagcgatttatttttagacacgtgatctgagtctttcatagatttgtagagttattagagttattagagaaattgagttatttattttttttacattctttggtcgaagttttcagatcggtaattcggagcctgttcgcgactctgttgattcagatcgggacttcggagcctgttcgcgactccgttgattcagatcggcacttcggagcctgttcgcgactcggttgattcagaacggcacttcggagcctgttcgcgactccgttgattcagatcgggacttcggagcctgctcgcgactcggttgattcagatcggcacttcggagcatgttcgcgactcggttgattcagatcggcacttcggagcacgttcgcgactcggttgattcagatcggcacttcggagcctgttcgcgactcggttgattcagatcggcacttcggagcctgttcgcgactcggttgattcagatcggcacttcggagcctgttcgcgactcggttgattcagatcggcacttcggagcctgttcgcgactcggttgattcagatcggcacttcggagcctgttcgcgactcggttgattcagattgccACTTCGGAGAATGgtcgggactcggttgattcagatcgggacatcggagcatgtttgagattttttttaaattcagacatcgaagcaggaagtgtttgtctaacagttaattggtgataaatgaatatttggacttgaggcttttttttacttgtcgattcagcatgtacatggacccacacacaaaggtggacacactctagacttaatcatcagtagagctctaaaattttcatccattgttattaaggacgttaatAAAGGACGTtattcaaccacacacacacacacacacacacacacacacatatatatatatatatatatatagattacatctggggagaaaagaaaggatgtgatgttcagaacatggtaactacagtaattatcaaagaggggaagagatgcaccccatttggccagtggtgtttttacaccacagtcaaggtttgagaaggaaaaaatcattcacagttaacattactctcatcaacgtagtccatatcaacaacaaaaatatatcttgactccatatagtggttattttggaaaaaatcccaggtattttgagcagtaggattataaaaaaaataaaacaaatgtgctaatataaaattaaattagcctacataaaattgcaaacatctatctttcagtactttttt
Proteins encoded in this region:
- the LOC113114913 gene encoding uncharacterized protein LOC113114913, whose translation is MLVLSLTSHILLLLVKGSYLFFYRGLLKRNMKAPLLLHLLFQVVLLYDALGWEVRMPKDIHGLQGSCLVIPCSFSYTSKPPKNPRRVVWYQYVSKGYPLVYDPLHENNVIKKFRGKTDLYSNLSRDCSLLIKNVDLSHQRERLYAWIDPENIGYSTYKFYDVTSTILVNESTQQPSIKFFGGNRTGDAITVVCSTFHTCPYSKPTITLNGIEGSDQIDNEHIKDGLWKSTLTRTGVVKTVYLIIQCSVTHYGGINVTATKDKSAKCVHHNISVEPELADVTEGITKNFTCSVYHSCQNENPNITWNYENMQVTEWSKTLSTLDQISYSSITFLGAKEDHRKELICTANFSGGKIKTSVVLGVQCVHHNISIEPELADVTEGIPKNFTCSIYHSCQNENPNITWNYENMQVTEWNKTLSTLDQISYSSITFLGAEEDHGEKLICMTKISGRDVMSFVVLNVQKPVFIGLKITGLYILTPSLVFLLACILVVVIFKKRQRSKDASPESGKKPFSKPRMPSPKSDPKSHSDYDYEAYYINKEVGEIYENV